Genomic window (Thermanaeromonas sp. C210):
AAATCTTACCCGCCGGAACTGAGCGAGTCCTGGAGCTGGGGCCCTTCTCCGGCGGCTTAACGTGGGCTTTAGCAGAAACCTCGCCCTATGCTGTTTTTACCATAGGGGAGGAGAGGCAGGAAGTAAGGAACTGGCTGGAGGAAGAAAGCCGGAGACTGGGGCTTGCCAACCGGCTCCACATAGTAGAGACGCCCCTTAAGCCCCTGGCCTTCCCTGGCGAAGCCTTTGACGGCTTGATTTTCCGTGGGGCTTTTTTCTTTTTGGATACTGATATACTCCGGGAAATATACCGCGTCCTCAAGAGGGGAGGAAGGGGTTTGGTAGGCGGCGGGTTCGGCAGGTTTACTCCATCGGACGTGATTAAAGGCATAGCCGGTGAGTCCCGCCAGCTCAATTACCGCTTGGGCAAGAAGTGGATGGCGGTGGACGAGCTTGAAAGCCTGGTACGCAATGCGGGCCTCCATGGCTGCTGCCGGATTTGTACCGAGGGCGGGTTATGGCTCATAATTACCAAGGACTAGAATGAGAAACTGGCCCTGTGGCGAGCCCTGGAGGGGTTGCGTGCCCGGCCGGTTAACGAGGAGAAGGGGCTGCAGCCGAAAGGGTCCCGGCGCCCACATGCGAGGCGCCCAGGTGCCGTGTTCGGGGAGTTCCGCCGGAGGCCAACAATTGAGCGCTCCGAGGTTATTGGTATGAGTAACGGATCGCGCCGGCCGTATTCACCGGCCGTTACCCAAGGTCGGGTCTATTTCCGGGCACTATGGTGGAACGCAGCGCCTCCCATATCTCCCCGGGCACCAGCCCCAGGCGCCAGAGGGCAATACCGTCAAGGCCGTAGCGTTTGGCCATACCCATCTTAGTGAGGACGCTGGCCGCCGTTTCGGCTGGAACGGAGATACCCAGCACCAGCTTTTCCGCCGGCACCGCGGCCCGCGCCATCTCCACGGCTTCCCGCACCAGGTCTACCGGCTCCGGCGTCGTGCCGTAGTCGTAGGCCATAATGATGATCCGGTCCGCCAGTCCCCCTAAAGCCTGGTAATCATATCCACGGTAGGCGCTGTTGGGGGCGTGGAGGGTGAGGGTTAAGTTGAGGCCGGCGACCTTTAATTTCCCTGCCAGCTTGGCTACAAACCCCGTGAAGGCGTCCCGCACCGCCTGCAGCTCTGCACCCGTATCTTGATAGCCCAAGCCTTCGAAATCCAGGTTAACACCCTGGTACAACACCCCCTCCCTCGTTATCTCATTAATCGCCCTTTCCATTGCCTTACCATCCGCCAGAAGGGAAGAGAGGGTACCGTCCCCGTCGGTTACGTGAACGACCATTTCGGTTTTGAGTTTATACTTTTCTGCGGCCTCCAGTACCCTTTCCCAGCCGTCGGGCCGCTGCCAGCCGGTCCTGCTTCTGGTGAGGAGGTTGCCGTCCTTATCCAGGCTGTACCATCCCAGGGCCAGCTCGTCTACAATGTCCGTGTTTCCGGGGGCGTGCCGGGGGTACGGCATCCCGAAGAGGTTGGTCCAGCTGCTGGTCCTGCTGTCGCCCAGGGCGTAGAAGCCGATAACCGTCATGGCCGCCGGAGGGGAGGCGATGCGGACTTCCTTGAGGGCACCATCCCAATCTACCCGGCAGCCGAAGGCTTCCCCAAAGAAGCGGAGGGGTATGAGAGTCCGGCCCTTAAGGATCTGCGGCGGAACTTCCAGGGATATAGGGGAGCCATTGCGGTAGGCGGTATTGCTGCCAATGGGGAGGACCACAGAGTTCTCCCCGTCGGTGGCCCTCACCGTCCGGGTAAGATAGTCCCAGGATACTTCTATGTTCAAGGCTTCCCCGATGGCCCGGAAGGGGACTAGAACACGTTGGTTCTGGATAACCGGAGGTACATCGAAGGCAACCGGCAGCCCGTCCACGAACACCGGGATTTTCTGTTGTTCATGGGCCAAGGCCCCAGGCGCAAAATAAGCGGTGAGCGCCAGGATAAGGAGTACCACTGTCAGCCGTTTCACGGTATCCCCCCGCCAGTATAAGGGCTTATATTAGCGAACCTCAGGGAATCGAAACACTATTTTCGACTTCGCGGGATGGGACTCCTTCCTGCCTTGCCATGTTTTTTCTCAGCCTCCACTGGGCTGGCCGGAAGCTTCGATTTACACTTACACCTCCACCCAGAGGCGCATCACCAGGGCGGCCAGCCACAGGAAGAGGGCGGCCAGGAGGACGAAGGCAAGTAGCGCGCCCGCGGGCAGGGCAGGCTGGATGGTCAGGCTAAAGCCCTGGGGACCCAGGCCGTAAGAGCCGGATCCCAGCAGGGGCAGGGCGGGAAGAAAATCCAGGACCTCCGCCAGCCACTCCGTGAAGCGCACGGCCAGCCATACCCCGGCAACCATTACGGCTACCTGCATAAGCTGGCCGGCCAGCCTCCCGGCGCGGGGTATTACCGCCAGGCCGGAGAGGGAGGCCAGGAAGACCAGGCCCGTTAACATAAATGCTACCAGGAGGGACAGGAGGTACAAAAGCAGGTAGGTGTGGGCAAAGTGCGGCCAAAAGGCCCCGACGCTCGCCCGCTCCAGCAGTATACCCCAGCCGGTGACCGCCGGGAGGGAGATTAAAAGCCCCCTGGTGACCAAGGCCAGAGCCTTGGCCAGCAAGATGGTTTCTTCCCGGACAGGCAGGGACAGCAGCCAGTAGGCGGTGTGCTGGTTCCACTCGTGATGGATGCTGGCAAAAGCCGTTGCCAGATACCAGATGGGCAGCCCATACAGGGGCATGACGATCAAGAACGCTCCCCAGGGCGGCCTGTCCAGGAAGGCCGTACCTATCACCAGGGCGGCAGCCACCACGGCCATCCCGATGAGGGTCGCCACCAGGTTCTCCCGCATCTCTTTCCAGTAAAGGAGTCCCAGATTGCGCATCAGTTGTATTCCTCCCTGAAAATCTCATCTATAGACATGCCCCGTTCCTGCCTTAAGGCTTCGGCCTCGCCCGCCAAGAAGATTTCGCCTCCGCTCAAGAAAACTACCCGATCAAACAGCTTTTCTGCCTCCCGCACCAGGTGGGTGCTGAGGATTAGGCACCTATCCCCACGGTGGGTGGCGAGGATCCCCTGGAGGATGCGCTCCCGGGAAGGTGGGTCGATGCCCGAAAAAGGCTCATCCAGCAGTATCAGGTCCGCCCGCCGGGCCAGAGCCAGCACCAGCTTAAGCCGGGCCCTCTGTCCCTTGGAGAGGCTCCTCAACGCAGCCCTCGGTGGCAGGTGCATAAATTCCAGTAGTTCCGCCGCTTGGGTGCGGTCGAAATCGGCGAAGAAACGGGCCTGGAGATCGACCATTTCTTCTACCCGGAGGGAGGGGTAGAGACAATCCACCTCCGGTACGTAGGCCACCCTTGCCCTGGTAGAGGGGCCGGGCGGCTTCCCCAGGATACGGATCTCGCCGGCACTGGGCCGGCTTAAACCCGCCATCAGGCGCATTAAAGTGGATTTGCCGCTGCCGTTCGGTCCCAGGATTCCGAGCACCCGGCCGGCCTCCAGTTCCAGGCTCACGCCGCGCAGTGCTACCGTGGGACCGTAACGTTTACTTACGTTCCGTACTTCCACCACGGGCAAGGTCATCATCCCTTTCCTTGGTTCTTTCGGCCAGAAGACGTAAGGCCTCGGCAGGGGAGAGCCCCAGGGACTGTAGCTCCTGGAGGTACTTGTCGGCAGCCCTGGCGGCCAGCTCCCGACGCAGGCGTGGTACTAGATCCGGCACTTCGGCGACAAAGGTCCCCTGGCCGCGCCTGGTGGCCGCGACCCCCAGCCGTTCCAGCTCTTGATAGGCCCTCTGCACAGTGTTGGGATTAACTGCCAGCTCCTGGGAGAGGTCCCGCAGGGAGGGGAGGCGGGTGCCGGGAGGCAGCTCGCCTCGCGCCACCCGCCGGCAGATCAGCTCCACAATCTGCAGGTAAATGGGCCGCCTTTCATCAAAGTCGGCCACCGGTTTCACCGACCCTTCTTAGTGTACTAGTAACATGGTACACTATAGCATTATACTTGTCAAGGTTTTTGCTGTTTTGTCCACCTTTACTTAAGGCCTGGCGCTGGTCAGGGCCGCAGGTTTTCAAGCAGCCCATATGGCGGGGTCTCTTAAGGGTAAAAGCAGAGGGGGAGAGGGGCGGAAATATGGTTATTGACAAGTCCTTCCGGGCGGGGTATTATAATCTTGTATTAACTGTATTAAGCTAATTAATACAAAAGAGGAGGTGCCTATGTTTCAACTTGATTTCCGGGACCGTCGCCCCCTCCACGAGCAGATTAAAGACCAGGTCAAGAAGCTTATCATCACCGGCGTCCTGCAGCCGGACGAGCGGATACCTTCGGTGCGCGAACTGGCCCAGATGCTGGCGGTCAACCCCAACACCATCCAGCGGGCCTACAAAGAGCTGGAGGCGGAAGGCTATATTTACTCCATCCGCTCTAAGGGGAGCTTTGTCGCCCAGCGCGACCCTACCGTCTCGAATCCCCGGCGGGAGGAACTGCTGCGGGAGTTGGAACGTAACGTCGCTGAGCTAATGTATCTCCGGGAACCGCTAGAAAACCTGATCGAAACCATCCGCGCCATCTATAACAAGGGAGGTTTGAGTGGGTGATTGAAGTCCGGAATCTGACCAAGAGGTTCGGCAGCCACGAGGCCCTTGCCGATGTCAGCCTTGAAGTGGCCAGGGGTTCGGTTTACGGCCTCCTAGGCCCCAACGGTGCGGGCAAGACCACCCTTATCAAGCACCTGGTGGGCGTATACCGCCAGGATGCGGGGACGGTGTCCGTGGCCGGCCGGCCGGTCTATGAGAACCCGGAAGTGAAGGGCTTTATTGTTTATATCCCTGACGAGCTTTACTTTTTCTCCCCTTACAGCATTGAAGAGGCGGCCCGCTTTTACGCCGGTTTCTATCCGACCTGGAGCTGGAAAAGGTATGAAACCTTAAAACAGGTGTTTGCCATCGATCCCGGGCGCCGCATCACTCGCCTTTCCAGGGGGATGCAGAAACAGGTGGCCTTCTGGCTGGGTATTTCCGCCATGCCCCAAGTTATGGTCCTGGACGAGCCGGTGGACGGCCTGGACCCCGTCATGCGGAAGAAGGTCTGGAGCCTGGTCCTCCAGGATGTGGCCGAGCGGGAGACTACGGTAGTGGTGTCCTCCCACAACCTGAGGGAACTGGAGGACGTGTGCGATCATGTGGGCATCCTCCACAACGGTTCCCTCCTTCTGGAAAGGAACCTGGACGATTTAAGAAGCGACATCCATAAGTTCCAGCTGGCCTTTACCGGCCAACCTCCGGAGGAAATTTTTACGTCTGGAACGGTCCTGCACCGGGAGCAAAACGGGAGCGTCCTCCACATGGTAGTCAAGGGAGATAGGGAGCAGCTCCTGGCCGAAGCCCGCCAGGCCGGTCCGGTTATCCTGGATGTCCTGCCGCTGACCCTGGAGGAGGTTTTCATCTATGAGCTGGGGGTGAGGGGCTATGATATTCAAAGGGTCCTTATTTAACAAAGGCCTGTTAGTAAGCGATCTTAAGCGCTTCTGGTGGGTCAGCGCCCTGTACGGCCTGTTGCTTTTCTTAATACTCCCCTTCAGCCACATGATGCAGGAGCTTCCCGCGGAGGAATGGGCCCGGGACATCCTAAAAAGGTCCCTAGACATTTTTGGGGGCTCAGCCGGGATTCAAGCACTTCTCATCTGTGTAGTTCCCGTAGTCCTGGGAGTGTTGGTTTTCGGATATCTCCACAGCGGACGGGCGGCGGCCTGGATGCACAGCCTGCCCTGCACCAGGCTCACCCTATTCCTAAGCCACAGCGCGGCGGGGCTGGCCTTGCTTTTTCTGCCCGTTATCATTAACGGCCTGGTGCTGGCCCTCCTCAATATAACTACTCCTTTGCAGGAGTATTATTCCCTGGCGGACATCTTCCGCTGGATGGGTATGACGGCCCTCTTTGATGCCCTGGTTTTCGCCCTTACCGTTTTGGTCGGCATGTTTACGGGAAATACGGCGGCGCACCTGGTCCTTACCTACATTCTCCAGGTGCTGCCCAACGGGCTCCACGTCCTCATGGTGGAGAACTTGAGCCGCTGGCTCCACGGCTATACCCCCTTAAGTTACCCCGGCGAGCTGCCCTACAATTTTCCTCTCATGATGTTCGCCTCCGGCACCGGGAGGGAGGACTTTACCGCCTGGGTTGCGGCCGCCTATCTCTTGGCCACCGTCATCACCTTTGGCCTCGCTTACTTTATCTATAGATTACGGCAGGTAGAAGCGGCCGGTGATGTCGTCGCCTTCCCCATCCTGCGGCCCGTCTTCAAGTACGGAGTCACGGCCTGCTGCATGCTCCTCGCCGGAGCTTACTTCGCCGCCGAGTACCGGAGCGGCCCGGCGGTAATCCTCTGGGGATACTTCCTCGGCTCCTTCGTAGGTTATTTCGTAGCGGAAGCCCTGCTCCAGAAGTCTTTAAAGGTATGGTCCGCCTACCGCGGCTACCTTGTTTACGGAGTGGTGGTGGCCGTTTTGGTAGCGGGGCTGGCCTCCGACGTAACCGGCTATGTCCGGCGCGTCCCCGACCCGGAAGAGGTCCGGAAAGTTTATTTCGGCAGCAGTTTAGGACAATGGATTCACGTGGAGAAGCTCAAAGACGTCGACCCGGGGGACCCCAGGTACGGGGACCAAATGTTCTTTGAGGACCGGAACAATATCGCGCATATTGTCCGCCTCCACCATGAGCTGGCGGCAGACCGCTCTAATAAGACCGGAGTAACCCGGTATATCATCTACACCCTGGCCGACGGCACTCATTTGGCCCGACGCTACGAGGTGGACGAAAGGGAGTATGCTTCTTTCTTAAAACCTATTTACGAGTCCCTGGAGTACAAGGAGGCCCGGTTCCCAGTGTTGAACCAAGACCCGGAGGACATAAAAATGGTCGTAATCGACGATCACCGGGTGCCCAAGGGTCCGGTCGTTCTGTCCGATCGGGAAGAGATCCGGGAGTTCACGGCCAGGTTGAAGCAGGATATCCTGGGAGCTACCTTTGAAGAAATGACGGCAGGGGTGAGACACCACGTGATCATGGACGTGGTGGAGGAGGACGGGATAGCCGCGAGCTACGCCCTCGTCGACGGGTACAGGTCGGTTATGACCTGGTTAAAGCAAAAGGGGTATTACGAGGGCATCATCCTGCTGCCGGAAGAAGTGGAGTATGTTGTCCTGGAGACCCCGGCACCACCCGGCAAGGCCGGGGAAGGTACGGCGCCTCGGCGGGTCGAAATCAGGAACCGGCGGCTCATCGAGGAACTCCTTAATATCGAGGCTTCCTCCGAGTTTGTTAGAGGCACGAGGCAAATTTTGGTCACCTTTTACGGTAAAACGGCCGGGGGACCCTTCCAGTACGAGAGTTTCATCGACCCCACCGGCCCGGTCTCGGAAGAGTTAAAGATATATATAAAGCAGTTGGAGTAGCAGCGGTCCTGAACCCGGGAGGCTAACACCTTTGTTACAGGGGGCCGGGACGAAGATGCAGATGTTCGGCCGGGCCTGGAGTGGAGCTTCAGCTTAAGAACAAAACAGGGAGGCGATTTCGCTTCCCTGTTTTTATTTACGTTCTTAATCTATAGCCTCCCTGGACCAGATGGTCTACGGCGGCTCCTGCTTTACTGGGGCGGGACCTGGGGGTCGGTAAAGGAGGGCGGTTGCGGGTTCTGGAGGGATGAACCTACGTAATTACCGGGTGTGGAGAGGTTGAAAAATAGGCGGGCGTCCTTGTCCACTCCCCAGTCCCTGGTAGAGCCGGTACCCTGGACCTTCTGGAAGCACTCCCGGAACAAGGTATTATGGGCTTCTTCCCTGTTGAGGAGGAAATCTATCATCTGCCGGACGTAACGGTCTGCG
Coding sequences:
- a CDS encoding ABC transporter ATP-binding protein; translation: MVEVRNVSKRYGPTVALRGVSLELEAGRVLGILGPNGSGKSTLMRLMAGLSRPSAGEIRILGKPPGPSTRARVAYVPEVDCLYPSLRVEEMVDLQARFFADFDRTQAAELLEFMHLPPRAALRSLSKGQRARLKLVLALARRADLILLDEPFSGIDPPSRERILQGILATHRGDRCLILSTHLVREAEKLFDRVVFLSGGEIFLAGEAEALRQERGMSIDEIFREEYN
- a CDS encoding GntR family transcriptional regulator, which gives rise to MADFDERRPIYLQIVELICRRVARGELPPGTRLPSLRDLSQELAVNPNTVQRAYQELERLGVAATRRGQGTFVAEVPDLVPRLRRELAARAADKYLQELQSLGLSPAEALRLLAERTKERDDDLARGGSTERK
- a CDS encoding class I SAM-dependent methyltransferase, producing the protein MELADLIRLNELWRPVYPYLAKQVEEILPAGTERVLELGPFSGGLTWALAETSPYAVFTIGEERQEVRNWLEEESRRLGLANRLHIVETPLKPLAFPGEAFDGLIFRGAFFFLDTDILREIYRVLKRGGRGLVGGGFGRFTPSDVIKGIAGESRQLNYRLGKKWMAVDELESLVRNAGLHGCCRICTEGGLWLIITKD
- a CDS encoding GntR family transcriptional regulator is translated as MFQLDFRDRRPLHEQIKDQVKKLIITGVLQPDERIPSVRELAQMLAVNPNTIQRAYKELEAEGYIYSIRSKGSFVAQRDPTVSNPRREELLRELERNVAELMYLREPLENLIETIRAIYNKGGLSG
- a CDS encoding DUF6449 domain-containing protein — encoded protein: MIFKGSLFNKGLLVSDLKRFWWVSALYGLLLFLILPFSHMMQELPAEEWARDILKRSLDIFGGSAGIQALLICVVPVVLGVLVFGYLHSGRAAAWMHSLPCTRLTLFLSHSAAGLALLFLPVIINGLVLALLNITTPLQEYYSLADIFRWMGMTALFDALVFALTVLVGMFTGNTAAHLVLTYILQVLPNGLHVLMVENLSRWLHGYTPLSYPGELPYNFPLMMFASGTGREDFTAWVAAAYLLATVITFGLAYFIYRLRQVEAAGDVVAFPILRPVFKYGVTACCMLLAGAYFAAEYRSGPAVILWGYFLGSFVGYFVAEALLQKSLKVWSAYRGYLVYGVVVAVLVAGLASDVTGYVRRVPDPEEVRKVYFGSSLGQWIHVEKLKDVDPGDPRYGDQMFFEDRNNIAHIVRLHHELAADRSNKTGVTRYIIYTLADGTHLARRYEVDEREYASFLKPIYESLEYKEARFPVLNQDPEDIKMVVIDDHRVPKGPVVLSDREEIREFTARLKQDILGATFEEMTAGVRHHVIMDVVEEDGIAASYALVDGYRSVMTWLKQKGYYEGIILLPEEVEYVVLETPAPPGKAGEGTAPRRVEIRNRRLIEELLNIEASSEFVRGTRQILVTFYGKTAGGPFQYESFIDPTGPVSEELKIYIKQLE
- a CDS encoding stalk domain-containing protein, translated to MKRLTVVLLILALTAYFAPGALAHEQQKIPVFVDGLPVAFDVPPVIQNQRVLVPFRAIGEALNIEVSWDYLTRTVRATDGENSVVLPIGSNTAYRNGSPISLEVPPQILKGRTLIPLRFFGEAFGCRVDWDGALKEVRIASPPAAMTVIGFYALGDSRTSSWTNLFGMPYPRHAPGNTDIVDELALGWYSLDKDGNLLTRSRTGWQRPDGWERVLEAAEKYKLKTEMVVHVTDGDGTLSSLLADGKAMERAINEITREGVLYQGVNLDFEGLGYQDTGAELQAVRDAFTGFVAKLAGKLKVAGLNLTLTLHAPNSAYRGYDYQALGGLADRIIIMAYDYGTTPEPVDLVREAVEMARAAVPAEKLVLGISVPAETAASVLTKMGMAKRYGLDGIALWRLGLVPGEIWEALRSTIVPGNRPDLG